A window of the Streptococcus sp. 116-D4 genome harbors these coding sequences:
- a CDS encoding ERF family protein, whose translation MASLTFPELQQKMQLEKKKSKDVKYAFRNAEDIYTTFKELKSDWSVIVTDELVELVGKIFVKATAVAFNDKRDERYQSTAYAEMSPVQVFNTQKGQIKQMQEPQWTGAVSSYARKYALQGLFAIGEKDIDEYPVEESQEQGQNNQRQKPNNQQAQEQNQVRYIDNIQYQEIIKNVEEIATIKGAPFDTVANFVLSKYQIDDFHKVPVDGYNIVMDYLTKQIQKAYEKQGV comes from the coding sequence ATGGCAAGTTTAACTTTCCCAGAGTTGCAACAAAAAATGCAATTAGAAAAAAAGAAATCAAAAGATGTAAAGTACGCATTTAGAAATGCCGAGGACATCTATACAACTTTCAAAGAGCTAAAAAGCGATTGGTCTGTAATCGTAACTGATGAACTCGTTGAGCTTGTTGGAAAAATCTTTGTAAAAGCAACAGCCGTAGCTTTTAATGACAAGAGAGACGAGAGGTACCAATCAACAGCGTACGCTGAAATGAGTCCAGTTCAAGTATTTAATACTCAAAAAGGCCAGATTAAACAAATGCAAGAACCACAATGGACAGGTGCAGTCAGCTCATACGCTCGAAAATATGCCTTACAGGGGTTGTTTGCGATTGGTGAAAAAGATATTGATGAGTATCCAGTAGAAGAAAGCCAAGAACAAGGGCAGAATAATCAGCGACAGAAACCAAACAACCAGCAAGCTCAAGAACAAAATCAAGTAAGGTACATTGACAATATTCAGTATCAAGAAATCATCAAGAACGTTGAAGAAATTGCGACGATTAAGGGAGCGCCATTTGATACAGTTGCAAATTTTGTATTGAGCAAGTATCAAATAGACGATTTCCACAAAGTGCCAGTTGATGGCTATAACATAGTGATGGACTATCTCACTAAACAAATTCAAAAAGCATACGAAAAACAAGGAGTATAA
- a CDS encoding YopX family protein: MIPKYRAWDVLAEEMIDEILMISFVRKEIIGKFRNGSTSVPLKFEDERNGEDVILMQSTGLKDKNGKEVFVGDIIKCTRGCLHEVYIEKEYGGTYFGGMPAIYLKDLGEGYAWTEHEEIIGNIYENPELLEDKE; this comes from the coding sequence ATGATACCGAAATATAGAGCGTGGGATGTGTTAGCAGAAGAAATGATTGACGAGATACTGATGATTTCATTTGTCAGAAAGGAAATCATAGGAAAGTTCAGAAATGGTTCTACATCTGTTCCGTTAAAATTTGAAGATGAGCGAAACGGGGAAGACGTTATCCTCATGCAATCAACAGGACTCAAAGATAAGAACGGCAAGGAGGTCTTTGTCGGAGATATTATCAAATGCACAAGAGGATGCCTGCACGAAGTCTATATAGAAAAAGAATATGGCGGTACGTATTTTGGAGGAATGCCAGCTATATATCTAAAAGACTTGGGAGAAGGATATGCGTGGACTGAGCATGAAGAAATCATCGGTAATATCTACGAAAATCCGGAGCTTTTGGAGGATAAGGAATGA
- a CDS encoding HU family DNA-binding protein codes for MANKQDLIAKVAEATELTKKDSAAAVEAVFAAVTEYLAAGEKVQLIGFGNFEVRERAERKGRNPQTGKEIKIAASKVPAFKAGKALKDAVK; via the coding sequence ATGGCAAACAAACAAGATTTGATCGCTAAAGTAGCAGAAGCTACAGAATTGACTAAGAAAGACTCAGCGGCAGCAGTTGAAGCTGTATTCGCAGCAGTAACTGAGTACCTTGCAGCTGGTGAAAAAGTTCAATTGATCGGTTTTGGTAACTTTGAAGTTCGTGAGCGTGCTGAACGTAAAGGTCGTAACCCACAAACTGGTAAAGAAATCAAAATTGCAGCTTCTAAAGTTCCAGCATTCAAAGCTGGTAAAGCACTTAAAGACGCTGTTAAATAA
- a CDS encoding DUF1351 domain-containing protein, whose translation MVKDVTNSLTEIKVDFQPAVINVDYDSVEKQLAAIVAQYTDYEVTASTYKIDYDERTRLNKLKEALETRRKEIKNNINNPYKEFEKWYKKTVEPLDNVISNITAGLNAIDEHERLMRVDVVRATFEDKCMVAGIEKSTFADKYDEYSLKKHFKTGKYELKKTTLDEMDALVLSEFDALEEHKANKHAIQEQAQEYNLPADSYIRHLEDGKSLVDIFKMMKTDRDAEIARKEQKEAQEKAEAERLAEIEQLAKENANAHIKAYDAETGEILGQGTITSEPQNNAREVAKFEPSEPLTIDLRLTLHGGKSQFDQLKEWLEDNFISFETLEG comes from the coding sequence GTGGTAAAAGATGTAACTAATAGCTTGACAGAAATTAAGGTAGATTTCCAACCTGCAGTAATCAATGTTGATTATGATAGTGTGGAGAAACAACTTGCAGCAATCGTTGCACAGTACACAGATTATGAGGTGACAGCATCCACTTATAAGATTGATTATGATGAGCGTACACGCCTTAATAAATTAAAAGAGGCGTTGGAAACTCGGCGTAAGGAAATCAAAAATAACATCAATAATCCATACAAGGAATTTGAGAAGTGGTACAAGAAAACAGTTGAGCCATTGGATAATGTTATCTCAAACATCACAGCAGGACTTAATGCGATTGATGAGCATGAACGATTGATGCGCGTGGATGTCGTGCGTGCCACATTTGAGGATAAGTGTATGGTCGCAGGGATTGAAAAATCCACATTTGCTGACAAATACGATGAGTACAGCCTTAAGAAACATTTTAAAACAGGCAAGTATGAGCTGAAAAAGACAACACTTGATGAAATGGATGCTTTAGTGCTTTCAGAATTTGATGCCCTGGAAGAACATAAGGCTAACAAGCATGCTATCCAAGAGCAAGCTCAAGAGTACAATTTGCCAGCTGATAGCTATATCAGACATCTTGAAGATGGTAAGAGTCTTGTTGATATTTTCAAGATGATGAAAACTGATCGTGATGCTGAGATTGCACGCAAAGAGCAGAAAGAGGCTCAAGAAAAAGCAGAAGCTGAACGACTTGCAGAGATTGAACAATTGGCCAAAGAAAATGCAAATGCGCATATCAAGGCTTACGATGCTGAAACAGGCGAGATTTTGGGGCAGGGTACAATTACATCAGAACCTCAAAACAATGCGCGAGAGGTGGCAAAATTTGAACCTAGCGAGCCTTTAACAATTGACTTGCGTTTGACATTGCATGGTGGGAAATCTCAGTTTGATCAGTTGAAAGAATGGCTTGAGGATAACTTTATCAGCTTTGAAACTTTGGAGGGTTAG
- a CDS encoding DUF2188 domain-containing protein, translated as MGKNQHVVPAKNGGWNVKGAGNSRATVHTTTKSEATNIARQISRNQGSELIIHGKDGKIQSRDSHGKDPFPPKG; from the coding sequence ATGGGTAAAAATCAACATGTTGTCCCTGCCAAAAATGGTGGTTGGAACGTGAAAGGTGCTGGCAATTCAAGAGCAACTGTTCATACTACTACAAAGAGTGAAGCTACAAATATTGCTAGACAGATTTCACGAAATCAAGGTTCCGAACTAATCATTCATGGCAAAGATGGGAAAATTCAAAGCCGTGACAGCCACGGTAAAGACCCATTCCCTCCTAAAGGCTAG
- a CDS encoding helix-turn-helix domain-containing protein, translating to MSIYGVFWKDKVAKGTICCKKTCKEIKTIKINSDKEETTMLWEKISEKLSEKNWTVYKLCLKAGVGTAGIYRLRDGVVKDLYFDTVKKIADALEISTDELR from the coding sequence TTGTCAATATATGGTGTTTTTTGGAAAGATAAGGTCGCAAAAGGCACAATATGTTGTAAAAAGACATGCAAAGAAATAAAAACTATAAAAATAAATTCAGATAAGGAGGAAACAACCATGCTCTGGGAAAAAATATCTGAAAAACTTTCAGAGAAAAATTGGACAGTTTATAAACTTTGTTTAAAAGCTGGTGTTGGTACAGCTGGGATCTATCGTTTAAGGGATGGAGTGGTAAAAGATTTATATTTTGACACAGTTAAGAAAATCGCTGATGCATTAGAAATCAGCACAGATGAACTAAGATAA
- a CDS encoding ImmA/IrrE family metallo-endopeptidase, which produces MTEKELLDLHKVTLREFTSQQWSRNGFYDDINRIIYINADLSSDERRKVLFHELGHLDHFRSLYQNAPLLCENEANRYMIQNLVAEEIAEYGVESFNSVRFMERYQLKTVTDEVMIQDEFYKQVSNM; this is translated from the coding sequence ATGACAGAAAAAGAATTATTAGATCTCCATAAGGTTACTTTGCGCGAGTTTACCAGCCAACAATGGTCAAGAAATGGATTCTATGACGATATAAATAGAATCATCTACATCAATGCCGATTTAAGCTCAGACGAAAGGCGAAAAGTTCTTTTTCATGAACTCGGTCATCTAGACCACTTCCGCAGCCTATATCAAAACGCTCCTTTACTATGTGAGAATGAAGCGAATCGTTACATGATTCAAAATCTGGTAGCAGAAGAGATAGCTGAATATGGAGTCGAAAGTTTTAATAGCGTCCGATTTATGGAGCGCTATCAATTAAAAACAGTTACTGATGAAGTTATGATTCAAGACGAATTCTATAAACAAGTTAGTAACATGTAA
- a CDS encoding helix-turn-helix domain-containing protein, translating into MNRLKELRREKKLTRDKFSQELDINLRTIQRWENGESQIKPDKAQQLAEYFGVNVGYLLGYEPKGMLKRSIYEEVHSALLRVKSENPNHDDRVAIREVCMELIEATLEGY; encoded by the coding sequence ATGAATAGATTGAAAGAGCTAAGACGAGAAAAAAAGCTAACTCGAGATAAATTCTCACAAGAACTTGATATAAATTTAAGAACTATTCAACGTTGGGAAAACGGAGAAAGCCAAATCAAACCGGATAAAGCCCAACAATTGGCTGAATATTTTGGAGTAAACGTAGGTTATCTACTGGGATATGAACCAAAAGGTATGCTGAAGAGGTCAATCTATGAAGAAGTTCATTCAGCATTACTTAGAGTGAAATCTGAAAATCCTAATCACGATGACCGTGTGGCAATCCGTGAAGTATGTATGGAACTAATCGAAGCGACGCTTGAGGGGTATTGA
- a CDS encoding helix-turn-helix transcriptional regulator — MANTLKTLRRFRGMTQEELAKETGITSRTIMSYENDVKKLRRASYENIKKLASALDVSVDDIFLDNVSDFLKLPS; from the coding sequence ATGGCAAACACATTAAAAACTTTGCGACGCTTTCGTGGGATGACTCAAGAAGAATTAGCGAAGGAAACTGGCATAACATCGCGTACTATAATGAGTTATGAAAATGATGTCAAAAAATTGCGTAGAGCTAGTTATGAAAATATAAAAAAACTAGCTAGTGCGCTAGATGTTTCAGTAGACGATATTTTTTTAGACAACGTTTCGGATTTTCTGAAATTACCATCTTAG
- a CDS encoding helix-turn-helix domain-containing protein, producing the protein MENQNNYFASNLKFLRQKYQMEQIDLANKLGRKSSSSVSEWERGKYTPKAGVLNDISRIFNVSLSELMTKDLSDTSSPRTDNPADDIDKIIDHAMFFDGKPLTDDDRRALRGIISGYMNSKGD; encoded by the coding sequence ATGGAGAACCAAAACAATTATTTTGCTTCTAATCTTAAATTTCTACGTCAAAAATACCAAATGGAACAAATTGACTTAGCTAATAAATTAGGAAGAAAAAGTTCCTCTTCAGTAAGCGAATGGGAGAGAGGGAAGTATACTCCCAAAGCGGGCGTTTTAAATGATATTTCTAGAATATTCAATGTTTCGTTATCGGAACTGATGACCAAAGACTTATCTGACACTTCCTCTCCACGGACAGATAACCCAGCAGATGATATAGATAAAATCATAGACCATGCTATGTTCTTCGATGGAAAACCTCTAACAGATGATGATCGTCGAGCTCTCCGTGGAATAATCTCAGGGTATATGAATAGCAAAGGAGATTGA
- a CDS encoding helix-turn-helix domain-containing protein, which produces MWEQLNRIMQERNLNGNQLSKMAGVNRSFFSDLKSGKVKYLSWPNICKIADALGISTDELREENE; this is translated from the coding sequence ATGTGGGAACAATTAAACAGAATAATGCAGGAAAGAAATTTGAACGGTAATCAATTATCAAAGATGGCTGGAGTTAATCGAAGTTTCTTTTCTGACTTGAAAAGTGGAAAGGTGAAGTACCTTTCTTGGCCTAATATATGTAAAATCGCTGATGCATTAGGAATCAGCACAGATGAATTAAGAGAGGAGAACGAATGA
- a CDS encoding DUF1372 family protein → MKRFIAIWILLSAGLNIWQSIHIKKLEEKRPMVVYKADNAGAEIHGKVIEKGRHGKLYTVTIRDYGVFVVTKEQWDKVKVGDEVKI, encoded by the coding sequence TTGAAACGATTCATAGCTATCTGGATTTTATTGTCAGCTGGATTGAATATCTGGCAGAGCATCCACATTAAAAAACTAGAAGAAAAGCGCCCTATGGTTGTCTATAAGGCGGATAACGCAGGCGCTGAAATCCATGGCAAAGTAATTGAAAAAGGACGACATGGGAAGTTGTATACTGTCACAATTCGTGATTACGGGGTGTTTGTAGTTACGAAAGAGCAGTGGGACAAGGTAAAAGTTGGAGATGAGGTAAAAATATGA
- a CDS encoding tyrosine-type recombinase/integrase has product MWMEELPNGKYKFFERYKDPYTEKWKRVSVTLDSGSSRAKKEAQKLLDERLEETLKKLQTTDIVYEHVLNEWWAFYQKELKGSSISSLTSNVNDFKETFDLSVKVSNIDTKYIQRFLNNLDLSRSKMERYKLILNLSLDYAVNLEYIEDNPARRAKLPKLVKTIEDLEKTEKKFLEEDELKRLLSELYRTDKTYRLGLLAEFMAYNGCRIGEAIALREENVDFDSKTVKIHGTLDKTVGYSKGLKTTTKTAASFRTVSLSKRELEILKEFISINELSKNTRETFNDLGFIFVTKNGIPIQNNSFNLAIQKANNRLKNPIDKHLTSHIFRHTLVSRLSENNVPLKAIMARVGHSDSRTTNKIYTHVTKKMDDNILDLLDNL; this is encoded by the coding sequence ATGTGGATGGAAGAACTTCCTAACGGAAAATACAAATTTTTTGAGCGATACAAAGATCCTTATACCGAGAAATGGAAAAGGGTGTCTGTAACCCTTGACTCTGGATCAAGCAGGGCAAAAAAAGAAGCTCAGAAGCTTCTGGACGAGCGATTGGAAGAAACACTAAAGAAGCTACAAACGACTGATATCGTCTATGAGCACGTTTTAAATGAGTGGTGGGCGTTTTATCAAAAGGAACTCAAGGGGAGCTCTATCAGCTCTCTTACCAGCAACGTGAATGATTTTAAAGAGACTTTTGATTTATCTGTGAAAGTGAGCAACATCGATACAAAATACATTCAGCGTTTTCTAAACAACCTTGACCTATCCCGTTCAAAAATGGAACGATATAAGTTAATCTTAAACCTGTCTCTTGATTACGCAGTCAATCTTGAGTACATTGAAGACAATCCTGCAAGACGTGCGAAACTTCCCAAACTCGTAAAGACTATCGAAGATTTAGAAAAGACAGAAAAGAAATTCCTTGAAGAAGATGAGTTAAAAAGATTGCTTTCTGAGCTATATAGAACAGATAAAACGTATAGACTAGGATTGCTTGCTGAATTTATGGCTTACAATGGTTGTCGTATAGGTGAAGCTATAGCGCTTAGAGAAGAGAACGTTGATTTTGATAGCAAGACTGTCAAAATACATGGAACGCTAGATAAGACTGTAGGCTATTCTAAAGGATTAAAAACAACAACAAAAACAGCTGCAAGCTTCAGGACAGTTTCCTTGTCAAAGAGAGAACTTGAAATATTAAAAGAATTCATCTCAATAAATGAACTTTCGAAAAATACAAGAGAAACCTTTAATGATCTCGGATTTATTTTTGTTACCAAGAACGGAATACCTATCCAAAATAACTCGTTTAATTTAGCGATTCAAAAAGCAAACAACCGACTTAAAAACCCCATTGATAAGCATCTGACTTCTCATATCTTTAGACATACCCTAGTAAGCCGACTATCAGAAAACAACGTGCCTCTAAAAGCAATTATGGCTAGAGTAGGGCATTCTGACTCTCGTACGACAAATAAAATCTATACACACGTTACAAAGAAGATGGATGACAATATCCTCGACCTACTAGATAATTTATAG
- a CDS encoding MazG-like family protein: protein MNTLENVKRWFIDRDLENGGRLDKQSLKLSEEFGELCAGYLKKNEKLTKDSIGDCAVVIVGLALLIKEDVQEIFEEVSFIENKDVMLPFKWLSANISNFQLNKDLTNKKMCRYNLTHSIGYLKSISNALGHNFDECFEMAYQEIKDRKGRWIDGTFVKEEDLG, encoded by the coding sequence ATGAACACACTAGAAAATGTAAAACGATGGTTTATAGACCGTGATTTAGAAAATGGTGGACGACTAGACAAGCAGTCTTTGAAACTAAGCGAAGAGTTCGGTGAGTTATGCGCAGGCTATCTTAAGAAGAATGAGAAGCTAACCAAGGACAGCATCGGAGACTGTGCAGTTGTGATTGTCGGTCTGGCGTTGCTGATAAAAGAGGATGTGCAGGAGATTTTTGAGGAAGTAAGTTTCATCGAAAATAAAGATGTGATGCTTCCCTTTAAATGGTTAAGTGCTAACATTAGTAATTTTCAATTGAATAAGGATTTAACCAACAAGAAAATGTGTCGATATAATTTAACGCATTCAATCGGCTATCTAAAATCAATCAGCAATGCTCTCGGTCATAACTTCGATGAATGTTTTGAAATGGCTTACCAAGAAATCAAAGACCGCAAAGGTCGTTGGATTGATGGTACTTTCGTCAAAGAGGAGGATTTGGGATGA
- a CDS encoding winged helix-turn-helix domain-containing protein, with the protein MVILSNKEDWLVYPEEIARRMNVSRDMIDRHLKKLEKAGYMRVVKKSLGRGRGVQTFRFFSDTKITDFQFEIMLQGLEDSLQKLSTV; encoded by the coding sequence ATGGTTATACTTTCAAACAAAGAAGATTGGCTAGTCTATCCAGAGGAGATAGCACGGCGGATGAACGTGAGCCGGGATATGATTGATAGACACCTCAAGAAACTAGAAAAGGCTGGTTATATGAGGGTTGTAAAAAAATCTCTAGGTAGAGGTCGAGGAGTTCAGACTTTCAGATTTTTCTCAGATACAAAGATAACTGATTTTCAATTTGAGATTATGTTGCAGGGATTGGAGGATTCCTTACAAAAGTTATCCACAGTTTGA
- a CDS encoding ORF6C domain-containing protein, producing the protein MTHEVVKSQPNELTQEDILIQVLQTQKELKQNQEVLAGDVDYLKNEQPVNPSICLELENLRKVKVIKALGGKDSQAYKDRSFASKVFRQAAKDFKEYFRIPRYDLLKKKDEERAFDYWKSWEPSHNTKMEIKTMNG; encoded by the coding sequence ATGACGCATGAAGTAGTTAAAAGTCAACCAAACGAACTGACTCAAGAAGATATCTTGATTCAAGTTCTACAAACTCAAAAAGAATTAAAGCAAAATCAGGAAGTTTTAGCAGGGGATGTTGATTATCTAAAAAATGAGCAACCTGTCAATCCATCAATTTGTTTAGAACTTGAAAATTTAAGAAAAGTGAAAGTCATAAAGGCTCTTGGCGGTAAGGATAGTCAAGCTTATAAAGACCGCTCTTTTGCCAGCAAAGTCTTTCGTCAGGCTGCTAAAGACTTTAAAGAATACTTTAGGATTCCACGGTATGACCTGCTGAAGAAAAAAGACGAAGAGAGGGCTTTTGATTACTGGAAGTCATGGGAACCATCACATAATACCAAGATGGAAATCAAGACCATGAATGGGTAA
- the ssb gene encoding single-stranded DNA-binding protein has product MINNVVLVGRLTRDAELRYTQSNIAVATFTLAVNRPFKNEAGERDADFINCVIWRQSAENLANWAKKGSLIGITGVIQTRSYDNQQGQRVYVTEVVASNFQLLESRNSQQNNQGHQDHHGGYQQQGYSNQGSSFQNGNNTGNNFQNGNSYGQQGSFFEGNTTNPVPDFTRDNNPFGRPTNPLDISDDDLPF; this is encoded by the coding sequence ATGATAAATAACGTTGTTTTAGTAGGGCGACTTACAAGAGATGCCGAACTGAGATACACGCAATCTAATATTGCGGTTGCTACATTTACTCTTGCTGTAAATCGTCCGTTTAAGAACGAGGCTGGAGAGCGTGATGCTGATTTTATCAATTGCGTTATCTGGAGACAGTCAGCTGAAAATCTTGCTAATTGGGCTAAAAAAGGCTCATTGATTGGTATTACAGGAGTAATTCAAACACGTAGCTATGATAATCAACAAGGCCAACGTGTTTATGTTACAGAGGTTGTTGCTAGTAATTTTCAACTGTTGGAAAGCCGTAACAGTCAGCAAAATAATCAAGGCCATCAAGATCATCATGGCGGTTATCAGCAACAAGGTTACAGCAACCAGGGCAGTTCTTTCCAAAACGGAAATAACACAGGGAACAATTTCCAAAATGGAAATAGTTACGGGCAACAAGGTAGTTTCTTTGAGGGGAACACAACAAATCCAGTTCCTGATTTCACCCGAGACAATAATCCATTTGGCAGACCCACAAATCCATTGGATATCAGTGATGATGATTTGCCGTTCTAG
- a CDS encoding DUF1642 domain-containing protein yields the protein MKIGNSVVLRGTIKGVTYGEYGFPYYLVTLPNGCETEFPKLYIENLQQLDEPQPVKVPQCVADVIEGAREQSPELEDALHYACSNGSQEFTEWYQKKSNRDLFARAWLDGYEVEEEKRYLVKMKGMSEENTYLTFRFGHTWMLSNFEECEEFRLHHTRKQLEEAGFGWVFNCEGIEIEEVE from the coding sequence ATGAAAATAGGTAACAGTGTTGTTTTACGCGGAACTATAAAAGGTGTAACTTATGGGGAATACGGATTTCCATACTATTTAGTAACTTTACCAAACGGATGTGAAACTGAGTTTCCTAAACTATATATTGAAAACTTGCAACAACTAGACGAACCGCAACCAGTCAAAGTCCCGCAGTGTGTGGCGGATGTGATTGAAGGAGCAAGAGAACAAAGCCCAGAACTAGAGGATGCGTTGCATTATGCTTGTAGCAATGGAAGCCAGGAATTTACAGAATGGTATCAAAAGAAATCCAACAGAGACCTCTTCGCCCGAGCTTGGCTTGACGGCTACGAGGTCGAGGAAGAGAAGCGGTATTTGGTGAAGATGAAAGGTATGTCCGAAGAGAATACATATCTGACATTTAGATTTGGCCATACGTGGATGCTAAGCAATTTCGAAGAGTGCGAAGAATTTCGCTTGCACCACACCCGCAAACAACTAGAAGAGGCTGGTTTCGGATGGGTTTTCAATTGTGAAGGGATTGAGATTGAGGAGGTGGAGTGA
- a CDS encoding DUF3102 domain-containing protein: protein MNEISLSNNLNQIELEINHHKQIAGQSIWEIGRRLNHVKEHNLTHGQFMAWLKKVDLSWSEANRMMKVAKELPNYPTLSNLGSTALYLIATLPAEEKQAQLNRIEQGDNPTVRELQDLKLKFSAAKRKIMELQKGQESTKEIVKEVPVMPADYQEALQNRQKLEERAKSAEERNAFLEAQLKDLYAQRAEVDEKSNKYDELTKAIQQSQGQLNDYQKRIASYKNILSLIQKGNDFLANMGGLIYADEEKVLHTDGVAGQEFDSFVNRGIRFFTDLQKIRNKDNQILEGEIL from the coding sequence ATGAATGAAATATCTTTATCAAACAATCTCAATCAGATTGAACTAGAAATCAATCATCACAAACAAATTGCAGGTCAGTCAATTTGGGAAATCGGAAGACGACTAAATCATGTTAAGGAGCATAATTTGACTCATGGGCAGTTTATGGCGTGGCTGAAAAAAGTTGATTTGAGTTGGTCGGAAGCAAATCGCATGATGAAGGTTGCTAAAGAATTACCAAATTACCCAACGTTGAGTAATTTAGGTAGTACAGCCCTTTATCTCATCGCAACCCTTCCAGCAGAGGAGAAGCAAGCTCAACTAAACAGGATTGAGCAAGGAGATAACCCAACGGTCAGAGAATTGCAAGATTTGAAGTTAAAATTTTCTGCAGCTAAAAGAAAAATAATGGAACTGCAAAAGGGGCAAGAATCGACTAAGGAAATCGTGAAAGAAGTCCCTGTTATGCCAGCAGACTACCAAGAAGCTCTCCAGAATCGTCAAAAACTAGAAGAGCGTGCCAAGTCGGCAGAGGAAAGGAATGCTTTTCTTGAAGCGCAATTAAAAGACCTCTACGCTCAACGCGCAGAAGTGGATGAAAAATCGAACAAGTACGATGAATTGACAAAAGCCATCCAGCAATCCCAAGGGCAGTTGAACGACTACCAGAAAAGAATTGCTTCCTACAAGAATATCCTTAGCCTTATCCAGAAAGGGAATGATTTTCTTGCCAATATGGGCGGTCTCATCTACGCAGATGAAGAAAAAGTCCTGCATACGGACGGTGTCGCTGGTCAGGAGTTCGATAGTTTCGTCAATCGAGGTATCCGATTTTTTACGGATTTACAAAAAATCAGAAATAAAGACAATCAAATTTTGGAAGGAGAAATTTTATGA
- a CDS encoding excisionase: MPKTEITYKPVDVDEKATHGDYKHLCQRWEGLTPGTAKVWAGEMREHPDFKQFIDNPTHKIVFIDYEGFRMFVKWKSRNRYRTKKETLSEMLENIKKEKQFGV; this comes from the coding sequence ATGCCGAAAACAGAAATTACTTATAAGCCAGTTGATGTGGACGAAAAAGCTACGCATGGTGATTACAAACATCTTTGTCAGAGGTGGGAAGGGTTGACTCCAGGGACTGCAAAAGTCTGGGCAGGTGAAATGCGAGAACATCCAGACTTTAAGCAGTTCATCGATAACCCAACTCATAAGATTGTATTTATCGATTACGAAGGATTTCGCATGTTCGTCAAATGGAAAAGTCGTAATCGCTATCGTACGAAGAAAGAAACTTTATCAGAAATGCTTGAGAATATCAAGAAAGAAAAACAATTTGGAGTATAG
- a CDS encoding type II toxin-antitoxin system PemK/MazF family toxin — MTAKYDYIPEKQDIIWIDFDPSVGREIQKRRPAIVVSRREYSERTGFVAVCPITHGQSRLEEQGLLVPVRSNKIDGSVNPLQLYTFDFRERKAQKITTMDTTSFQKVVQLYNFIFEA; from the coding sequence TTGACAGCGAAATATGATTACATCCCAGAAAAACAGGACATCATCTGGATTGACTTTGACCCGTCTGTTGGACGTGAGATTCAGAAGCGCCGTCCTGCTATTGTCGTCTCTCGTAGAGAGTATTCGGAGCGGACAGGATTTGTTGCTGTATGCCCTATTACACACGGTCAAAGCAGACTTGAAGAACAAGGTCTGCTCGTCCCAGTGCGTTCCAATAAGATAGATGGCTCTGTCAATCCACTCCAACTCTATACTTTTGACTTTAGAGAGCGCAAGGCTCAAAAAATCACAACCATGGATACAACCAGCTTTCAGAAGGTTGTCCAACTCTACAACTTCATCTTCGAAGCCTAG